In Labrys monachus, the genomic stretch AGCTGGTCATTCGGGTCGTCCGCGCACCGTGCGACATGGCCGAGGTTTCGATCGAGGATACGGGCTCGGGGATCGATCCGGACATCATGGAGCGATTGTTCCAGCCCCTGGTCACCACCAAGGGATCTCAGGGCATGGGCGTCGGCCTGTCGATCTGCCGCACGATCGTCGAAGCGCATGGCGGACGCATCTGGCCGGGAACCAATCCCCGGGGAGGCGCGACATTCAGCTTCACCGTGCCGCTCGCGCGAGAAGATGAGGTGGCGTGAGATGAATACGCGGGTGGTCCATGTCATCGACGACGACGACGCCGTTCGCGACTCGCTGGCCTTCCTGCTCGGCACCGCCGGCTTCGAAGTGAAGACCTACGAGTCGGGCCAGGGCTTCCTCGACCTGCGCGAGGAAGCCCTGGAAGGCTGCGTCGTGACCGATGTGCGCATGCCCGGCCTTTCGGGCTTCGAGCTCGCGGTCCGGCTCAGGGCCCGGGGATCGCGGTTGCCGCTGATCGTGATCACCGGCGAAGCCGATATGCCGCTCGCGATCGAGGCCATGAAGGCGGGGGCCGTGGATTTCCTCGAAAAGCCCTTCGACGACGGCAGAATGATCCGGGCCATCGAGAACGCGATCTCCGCCGATGGCGAGCCGAGTGGCGAGGAGGGGCCGTTCGACATCGTCGCGAGGCGGCTCGCCATGCTGTCGGAGCATGAGCGCAGGGTCCTCGACGATCTCATCGACGGCGTGGCGGGTTCCGCGGCGGCGGCGGAACCCGGCGCCGGCGCGCAGGCCGTCCAAGCCGACAGGGACAGCCTGGTGACCAAGATGCAGGCGGGAACGACGGCGGACCTCGTCCGGCTTGCGCTTGTCACCCGGCGATCACGGAAATCCTTGCGATAGCTCAAGGCCGCCTGTCGCTCCCCGGTCTATGCAGGTGAATGTCTTCCTTCACTGCGAGGGGGTCATGAGTATCGACATGGCCCAGCCTCTCCCCGTCAGGTCTGTCATCATCGTGGACGACGATGTGGCGCTTCTTCACGCCTTGACATTCGCCTTCATGGTGGAAGGTTTCGACGTGCGATCCTATGCGAGCGGGGAGAGCCTCCTCGCCGAGGCCTCGCTTCCCGTCCGGGGCTGCCTGGTCATCGACTACAAGCTGCCGGGGCTCGACGGCTTCCAGTTGCTCGAGCGCCTGAGGGCGCGGGGCGTGGGCATGCCGGCCATCCTGATGACGACGCTGACGCCGGCCATGGCGCGGCGGGCTGCCGCGGCTGCGGTGCGGACGGTGGACAAGCCCCTCCTCAACGGCAAGCTTTTCGACACGGTGAAGGAATTGCTGGACTGACGGTGCGCCCGTTCCTGCGCCCCTCGGTGTGCATGTCCTGCCTGTGCCGTCGTCGTGCGCGCGTCCGGGAGGAGATGCGCGGATCGCTGCCGCCGCGCGGGCGGCTTGTTTTGCCGGCTTTGATCTGGCGCAACGCGTTCCGGGACCCCATGTGGTGTATCGGGGCTTGAGCTTCACGGATGGAGCTCCCCAGGCTGAAGTCAGCCGATGCCGTTTCTGATCAGGGAGAAGAGCAATGTTACACACCTTGGTGACCCTCGCATTTCTGGTCATCCCGGCATCTCTGACGCTCATGGCCTTCCGGCAGATGACGCAGGTCCAAGTGCAGCCCGTCAGGGTCCGGGCCGACGATGCCTCCCGCCATCGTCGACGGCCGCGACCGGACTGACGGTGCGGCAGGGCCGGGAATGCCGGTCACCGCGTCGGGCGCCTCGCTTCGACATACGGCCCGCCTGCGCGTCGACCGCTCGATGCCGCAAGGAGACGCATCTTGTATTTCCTGGCCCTCGCTACCGACTATGACGGCACGATCGCCGACAAGGAGATCGTCACGGCGCAGACCTGCGGCGCGCTGCAGCGCTTCAAGGATTCCGGGAGGCGGCTGATCCTGGTGACCGGTCGGGAGCTTCCCGACCTTCGGCGCCTGTTCCCGCGGATGGACCTGTTCGACCGCGTCGTCGCGGAGAACGGGGCGTTGCTCTTCAACCCCGCGGACGGAGAGGAGCGGCTTCTCGCGCCGCCCGTGCCACCGGCGGTGGCCCGCCGGCTGCGGGAGATGAATGTCGCACCCTTGGCAGTCGGACGCGTGATCGTGTCGACGTGGGAGCCCCACCAGCAGGCCGCTCTCGACGTCATCCGGGAACTGGGCCTGGAGCTGCAGATCTCCTTCAACAAGGGCGCGGTCATGATCCTGCCGCCCAACGTCAACAAGGCGAGCGGCCTGATGGCCGCGATACGCGAACTCGACCTGGCTCCCCAGAATGTCGTCGCGGTGGGCGATGCCGAGAACGATCATGCCTTTCTCAGCGCCTGCGGCTGCTCCGCAGCCGTGGCCAATGCCTTGCCGGTCATCAAGACCGAAGCCGACATCGTGCTGTCGGGGGACCATGGCGTGGGTGTCGCCGAACTGATCGACAGGGTGATACGCGAGGACGCCGGCATCGCCTCGAAGGCGGACCACGGCATCCTCGCCGGGGTGGATCGGCAGGGCAGGGACGTCCACCTGGAACCCTATCGGGGCAACGTGCTGATCGTCGGGCCGTCCGCCTGCGGCAAGTCGACCCTGGCGACCGCCCTCAGCGAGCGCATGGCGGACAAGAAATTCGAGTTCTGCATCGTCGACCCCGAAGGCGACTATGTCGAGCTGGAGCATGCGATCTCCATCGGCAATCGCGAGACGCCGCCGTCGCTGACGGAGGCGATCAAGCTTCTGGACGAAGTCGGGGTGAATCTCGTCGTCAACCTGCAGGCACTCGGGCTTAGGGAGCGCTGGACGCTGTTCTCGACGCTGCTGCAGCAGACGGCCTTCCTGCGGGCACGAACCGGGCGGCCGCATTGGCTCGTCATCGACGAGGCGCATGAAGTCCTGCAGAAGGCGCAT encodes the following:
- a CDS encoding HAD-IIB family hydrolase, translating into MYFLALATDYDGTIADKEIVTAQTCGALQRFKDSGRRLILVTGRELPDLRRLFPRMDLFDRVVAENGALLFNPADGEERLLAPPVPPAVARRLREMNVAPLAVGRVIVSTWEPHQQAALDVIRELGLELQISFNKGAVMILPPNVNKASGLMAAIRELDLAPQNVVAVGDAENDHAFLSACGCSAAVANALPVIKTEADIVLSGDHGVGVAELIDRVIREDAGIASKADHGILAGVDRQGRDVHLEPYRGNVLIVGPSACGKSTLATALSERMADKKFEFCIVDPEGDYVELEHAISIGNRETPPSLTEAIKLLDEVGVNLVVNLQALGLRERWTLFSTLLQQTAFLRARTGRPHWLVIDEAHEVLQKAHEGAIALLPPSGTVLITAYPQALARPILDTIDLVIALGDEPSATLAAVGRSMHLPLPASQVEAAGGEALFWTCRSGAASVPVPVRVGLPIQAHRRHAGKYAVGDVGPARSFYFHNPLNGSMAKAENLFKFVDVAGTIDDVTWQRHLAAGDYSAWFRHVIKDGALADETARIEADRSLPSRDSRALVRQAIWQRYAAPCEA
- a CDS encoding response regulator transcription factor; translated protein: MAQPLPVRSVIIVDDDVALLHALTFAFMVEGFDVRSYASGESLLAEASLPVRGCLVIDYKLPGLDGFQLLERLRARGVGMPAILMTTLTPAMARRAAAAAVRTVDKPLLNGKLFDTVKELLD
- a CDS encoding response regulator yields the protein MNTRVVHVIDDDDAVRDSLAFLLGTAGFEVKTYESGQGFLDLREEALEGCVVTDVRMPGLSGFELAVRLRARGSRLPLIVITGEADMPLAIEAMKAGAVDFLEKPFDDGRMIRAIENAISADGEPSGEEGPFDIVARRLAMLSEHERRVLDDLIDGVAGSAAAAEPGAGAQAVQADRDSLVTKMQAGTTADLVRLALVTRRSRKSLR